One stretch of Hymenobacter chitinivorans DSM 11115 DNA includes these proteins:
- the ftsZ gene encoding cell division protein FtsZ — translation MYKFDIPAQSNSIIKVIGVGGGGSNAVNHMFSQGIKDVEFVICNTDKQALHSSTVPNKLQIGVDLTEGLGAGANPERGKQAAIESREQIRELLSNGTKMVFITAGMGGGTGTGAAPVIAKVAKELGILTVGIVTAPFLFEGKKKRQQAEQGIKELSDNCDTVLVILNDKLREIFGNLPIRSAFAKADNVLSTAAKSIAEIITVTSEVNVDFEDVKTVMKDSGAAVMGSSITEGENRAQRAAEEALASPLLNNTDIHGAQKILLSIMSGDQAELEMDELTEITEYIQHKAGQDAEVIFGHGIDSTLGQSIRVTVIATGFAREAHNITTGYAVEKPEPTAAPVPDPQINIFDRERQDVPAAPVVPSFGAPAPVAAAAPEPPKVTFDLETSPYTGYVPPVAAPSTPAPEPVVIHQPAPVQQPARPSLDARAEERRRRLEGLSNGLTNDAIKDQLETPAYLRRQVKLENVVPSNERNISRFNLSDDNELLGDNRFLHDNVD, via the coding sequence ATGTATAAATTTGATATTCCAGCGCAATCCAACTCCATCATCAAGGTGATTGGCGTCGGTGGGGGCGGTTCTAATGCCGTGAACCACATGTTCAGCCAAGGCATTAAGGACGTGGAATTCGTGATTTGCAATACCGACAAGCAGGCCCTGCACAGCAGCACTGTGCCCAACAAGCTGCAAATCGGCGTGGACCTGACCGAGGGCCTTGGGGCCGGTGCCAACCCCGAGCGGGGCAAGCAGGCGGCCATTGAGAGCCGGGAGCAAATCCGGGAGCTGCTCAGTAACGGCACCAAGATGGTGTTCATCACGGCCGGCATGGGCGGTGGCACGGGCACCGGGGCTGCGCCCGTTATTGCCAAAGTGGCCAAGGAGCTGGGCATTCTGACCGTGGGCATCGTTACGGCGCCTTTCCTCTTCGAGGGCAAGAAAAAGCGTCAGCAGGCCGAGCAAGGCATCAAGGAGCTCAGCGACAACTGCGACACCGTCCTGGTTATTCTCAACGATAAGCTGCGCGAAATATTCGGCAACCTGCCCATCCGCTCGGCCTTCGCCAAGGCTGATAACGTGCTGAGCACCGCCGCCAAGTCGATTGCCGAAATCATTACCGTGACGAGCGAAGTCAACGTCGACTTTGAAGACGTGAAAACGGTGATGAAAGACTCGGGCGCGGCCGTCATGGGCAGTAGCATCACGGAGGGCGAAAACCGCGCCCAGCGCGCCGCTGAGGAGGCCTTGGCTTCGCCGCTGCTCAACAACACCGATATTCACGGGGCCCAGAAAATCCTGCTCAGCATTATGTCGGGTGACCAGGCCGAGCTGGAAATGGATGAGCTGACTGAAATTACGGAGTACATCCAGCACAAAGCCGGGCAGGACGCCGAGGTTATCTTCGGCCACGGCATCGACTCGACGCTGGGCCAGAGCATCCGCGTGACGGTTATTGCCACCGGCTTTGCTCGCGAGGCGCACAACATCACCACCGGCTACGCCGTGGAAAAGCCTGAGCCGACCGCCGCGCCCGTACCCGATCCGCAGATCAACATCTTCGACCGGGAGCGGCAGGACGTGCCGGCTGCGCCGGTAGTGCCTTCGTTTGGAGCCCCGGCCCCCGTGGCCGCCGCGGCTCCGGAGCCGCCCAAGGTGACTTTTGACCTCGAGACTTCGCCCTACACCGGCTACGTGCCCCCGGTAGCGGCCCCGTCGACGCCAGCGCCCGAGCCCGTCGTGATTCACCAGCCCGCCCCGGTGCAGCAGCCGGCTCGTCCGTCGTTGGACGCCCGGGCTGAGGAGCGTCGCCGCCGGCTGGAAGGCCTGAGCAACGGCCTGACCAACGACGCCATCAAGGATCAGCTGGAAACCCCGGCCTATTTGCGGCGGCAGGTGAAGCTCGAAAACGTAGTGCCGTCGAATGAGCGCAATATTTCGCGCTTCAACCTCTCGGACGACAACGAGCTGCTGGGCGACAACCGCTTCCTGCACGACAACGTCGACTAA